One stretch of Clupea harengus chromosome 2, Ch_v2.0.2, whole genome shotgun sequence DNA includes these proteins:
- the LOC105902654 gene encoding protein lifeguard 3, translating into MWKSDLPPSYEESRNHQYSHQHGTHPQPPGYGYPAYGVQPQPGMPYPGQPQSGIRQGPGYPSSGFPSIIPTFLSSPLPNTNTSHNMGDTEGFASGVWDSRAVRHAFIRKVYLILAAQLIFTVSIVAVFVFVHPVRLFVVQNPGVYWASFAIYFVTYLVLVCCEGPRRRFPWNLILLSVFTLAMSYMTGTISSYYDTKAVFLALIITAIVCVIVTIFCFQTKVDFTSCTGLFFVLGMVVLVTGIITSIVLSFQYVPWLHMLYASIGAVVYTLFLAYHTQLLMGNRSNTISPEDYIFGALSLYVDIVQIFLFLLQLTGSSSD; encoded by the exons ATGTGGAAATCCGACTTACCACCCAGTTATGAGGAATCAAGGAATCACCAGTACAGCCATCAGCATGGCACACACCCTCAGCCTCCAGGATATGGGTACCCTGCCTATGGAGTTCAACCCCAGCCAGGAATGCCCTATCCCGGCCAGCCACAGTCTGGGATAAGGCAGGGGCCTGGCTATCCATCGTCCGGTTTTCCATCCATCATTCCGACATTTTTGTCTTCGCCATtgcccaacaccaacaccagtcaTAACATGG gagacacagagggtTTTGCCTCGGGTGTTTGGGATAGCAGAGCAGTTCGCCATGCATTCATACGGAAA GTCTACTTGATTTTAGCAGCTCAACTGATTTTCACCGTCTCCATTGTggcagtgtttgtttttgt TCATCCTGTTCGCCTGTTTGTGGTCCAAAATCCAGGCGTGTATTGGGCATCATT TGCTATTTACTTTGTGACCTACCTGGTTCTGGTATGCTGTGAAGGGCCCAG GAGACGCTTTCCATGGAATTTGATCCTCCTCTCAGTTTTT ACACTTGCCATGTCTTACATGACAGGAACAATATCAAG TTACTATGACACCAAGGCAGTGTTTCTGGCTCTCATAATAACCGCCATAGTGTGCGTAATTGTCACCATCTTCTGTTTTCAGACCAAG GTGGATTTCACATCTTGTACTGGGCTCTTCTTTGTCCTTGGTATGGTTGTACTGGTCACTGGAATCATCACATCTATCGTGCTTTCATTCCAATAT GTACCCTGGCTTCACATGCTGTATGCATCGATTGGAGCCGTAGTCTACACactg TTCTTGGCGTACCACACCCAGCTGCTAATGGGAAACCGATCCAACACGATCAGCCCCGAGGACTATATCTTTGGAGCGTTGTCCCTCTATGTGGACATTGTCCagatctttctttttcttttacaaCTTACTGGATCCTCGTCGGATTAG
- the gmppaa gene encoding mannose-1-phosphate guanyltransferase alpha-A isoform X3, with protein MLKTVILIGGPQKGTRFRPLSFEVPKPLFPVAGVPMLQHHIEACAKIPNMKEILLVGFYQPNEELNRFLMCAQQDFKVSIRYLQEYAALGTGGGIYHFRDQILSGAPEAFFVLNADVCSEFPLPEMLAFQKEHGDTHSFVILGTTANRKQSMNYGCIVENQQTNEVLHYVEKPSTFVSDIINCGIYLFTPDIFQHIGAVFQKNQQDMLLDEQSNGWHRAEVIRLEQDIFTALAGQGKLYVYKTHRFWSQIKSAGSAIYASRLYLNQYHQTHPERLTSNKDVGPKISGNVYIHPTANIDPTAVLGPNVSIGMDVTIGAGVRVRESIILHGATLQDHSCVLNSIVGWDSTVGKWSRVEGTPSDPNPNDPYAKIDSETLFRDGKLTPSITILGCNVNIPSEVIILNSIVLPHKDLNRSFKNQIIL; from the exons ATGTTGAAGACTGTCATACTCATCGGAGGTCCGCAGAAAG GCACTCGGTTTCGACCGTTGTCCTTTGAAGTCCCGAAACCGTTGTTTCCAGTGGCAGGAGTGCCAATGTTGCAGCACCACATTGAAGCGTGTGCAAAG ATCCCAAACATGAAGGAGATCCTGCTTGTTGGGTTTTACCAGCCAAACGAGGAGCTCAATCGATTCCTAATGTGTGCCCAACAGGACTTTAAAGTGTCTATCCG GTACTTGCAGGAGTATGCTGCTCTTGGAACAGGGGGAGGCATCTATCACTTCAGAGACCAGATCCTGTCTGGAGCTCCAGAGGCTTTCTTCGTCTTGAATGCTGATGTGTGCTCAGAGTTTCCACTTCCTGAGATGCTGGCATTTCAGAAAGAGcatggggacacacacagcttcGTCATCCTTGGGACAACT GCCAACAGAAAACAGTCCATGAACTATGGATGCATTGTagaaaaccaacaaacaaatgaG GTTTTGCATTATGTGGAGAAGCCCAGCACATTTGTGAGCGACATCATAAACTGCGGGATATACCTGTTCACACCAGACATATTCCAGCACATCGGAGCCGTCTTCCAAAAGAACCAGCAGGACATGCTTTT GGACGAACAATCTAACGGCTGGCATCGGGCCGAGGTGATCCGTCTGGAGCAGGACATCTTCACTGCGCTTGCAGGCCAGGGCAAACTCTACGTCTACAAAACCCACCGCTTCTGGAGCCAGATCAAATCAGCAGG GTCTGCAATATATGCCAGTCGACTGTATCTTAACCAGTACCATCAAACTCATCCCGAGAGGCTGACCTCAAATAAAGATGTAGGGCCCAAGATCAGTG GGAATGTGTACATTCATCCAACAGCCAATATTGACCCTACAGCAGTG CTAGGCCCTAATGTGTCCATAGGAATGGATGTGACGATAGGAGCAGGCGTGCGAGTGAGAGAATCCATCATCCTCCATGGTGCCACCCTACAG GATCACAGTTGTGTACTGAACAGTATCGTTGGATGGGATAGTACTGTTGGAAAGTGGTCTCGAGTGGAAGGCACTCCCAGCGACCCCAACCCAAATGACCCCTATGCTAAGATAGACAGTGAAACTCTCTTCAGGGATGGGAAACTCACACCATCAATAACCATTCTAG